A window from Micromonospora terminaliae encodes these proteins:
- the uvrC gene encoding excinuclease ABC subunit UvrC — protein sequence MADPSTYRPAPGTIPESPGVYRFRDGTGRVIYVGKARNLRSRLNSYFADPVNLHQRTRQMVFTAESVDWITVATEVEALQQEYTWIKQYDPRFNVRYRDDKSYPYLAVTLDEEYPRLQVMRGAKRKGVRYFGPYSHAWAIRETLDLLLRVFPARTCSSGVFKRAGQVGRPCLLGYIGKCSAPCVGSVSAEGHREIVNGFCDFMAGRTDTMVRRLEKEMLEASEQLEFERAARLRDDVAALRRAMEKQTVVLGDGTDADVVAFADDPLEAAVQVFHVRDGRVRGQRGWVVEKTEELTTGDLVHHFCTQVYGGEQGEADVPRELLVPELPGDVDALADWLSTRRGSRVSLRVPQRGDKRSLLETVERNAKDALARHKLKRAGDLTTRSQALDEIAESLGMRTSPLRIECFDVSQIQGTDVVASMVVFEDGLPRKSEYRRFIVRGATDDLSAMSEVLRRRFARYLDARAETGEIGEETAGDPDRPGIDPTTGRPRKFAYPPQLVVVDGGPPQVAAAAQALAELGIDDVALCGLAKRLEEVWLPDDEFPVILPRTSEALYLLQRVRDEAHRFAITFHRQRRSKRMTESALDNIPGLGEVRRKALLRHFGSLKRLSAATVEEITEVPGVGKRTAEAILAALDEDAQRTPSA from the coding sequence GTGGCTGACCCCTCGACCTACCGTCCCGCACCTGGCACCATCCCGGAGTCGCCAGGGGTCTACCGCTTCCGCGACGGCACCGGCCGGGTTATCTACGTCGGCAAGGCGCGCAACCTGCGCAGCCGGCTCAACTCCTACTTCGCCGACCCGGTCAACCTGCACCAGCGCACCCGCCAGATGGTCTTCACCGCCGAGTCGGTGGACTGGATCACGGTGGCGACCGAGGTCGAGGCGCTCCAGCAGGAATACACCTGGATCAAGCAGTACGACCCCAGGTTCAACGTCCGCTACCGCGACGACAAGTCGTACCCCTACCTGGCGGTGACCCTCGACGAGGAATATCCGCGCCTGCAGGTGATGCGCGGCGCCAAGCGCAAGGGGGTGCGCTACTTCGGGCCGTACTCGCACGCCTGGGCCATCCGCGAGACGCTGGACCTGCTGCTCCGCGTGTTCCCGGCGCGGACCTGCTCCTCCGGGGTGTTCAAGCGCGCCGGCCAGGTCGGGCGGCCGTGCCTGCTCGGCTACATCGGCAAGTGCTCCGCGCCCTGCGTGGGCAGCGTCAGCGCGGAGGGGCACCGGGAGATCGTCAACGGCTTCTGCGACTTCATGGCCGGCCGCACCGACACGATGGTGCGCCGGCTGGAGAAGGAGATGCTGGAGGCCAGCGAGCAGCTCGAGTTCGAGCGGGCCGCCCGGCTGCGCGACGACGTGGCCGCGCTGCGCCGGGCCATGGAGAAGCAGACCGTGGTGCTCGGCGACGGCACCGACGCCGACGTGGTGGCCTTCGCCGACGACCCACTCGAAGCCGCGGTCCAGGTCTTCCACGTCCGCGACGGCCGGGTCCGCGGCCAGCGCGGCTGGGTGGTGGAGAAGACCGAGGAGCTGACCACCGGCGACCTGGTGCACCACTTCTGCACGCAGGTCTACGGCGGCGAGCAGGGCGAGGCCGACGTCCCGCGCGAGCTGCTCGTCCCCGAGCTGCCCGGCGACGTCGACGCGCTCGCCGACTGGCTGTCGACCCGGCGGGGGAGCCGGGTGTCGCTGCGGGTGCCGCAGCGCGGCGACAAGCGGTCGCTGCTGGAGACCGTCGAGCGCAACGCCAAGGACGCGCTCGCCCGGCACAAGCTCAAGCGGGCCGGTGACCTGACCACGCGCAGCCAGGCCCTCGACGAGATCGCCGAATCGCTCGGCATGCGCACCTCCCCGCTGCGCATCGAGTGCTTCGACGTCTCGCAGATCCAGGGCACCGACGTGGTGGCCAGCATGGTCGTCTTCGAGGACGGCCTGCCGCGCAAGAGCGAGTACCGGCGGTTCATCGTGCGCGGCGCCACCGACGACCTGTCCGCCATGTCCGAGGTGCTGCGCCGGCGCTTCGCCCGCTACCTGGACGCCCGTGCCGAGACCGGGGAGATCGGCGAGGAGACCGCCGGCGACCCGGACCGGCCCGGCATCGACCCGACCACCGGGCGGCCGCGCAAGTTCGCCTACCCGCCCCAGCTCGTCGTCGTCGACGGTGGCCCGCCGCAGGTGGCGGCAGCCGCGCAGGCCCTCGCCGAGCTGGGCATCGACGACGTGGCGCTCTGCGGGCTGGCCAAGCGGCTCGAAGAGGTCTGGCTGCCCGACGACGAGTTCCCCGTCATCCTGCCGCGCACCTCCGAGGCGCTCTACCTGCTCCAGCGGGTCCGCGACGAGGCCCACCGCTTCGCCATCACCTTCCACCGCCAGCGCCGCTCCAAGCGGATGACCGAGTCGGCCCTGGACAACATCCCCGGCCTCGGCGAGGTACGCCGCAAGGCCCTGCTGCGGCACTTCGGCTCACTGAAGCGCCTCAGCGCGGCGACGGTGGAGGAGATCACCGAAGTGCCGGGAGTGGGGAAGCGGACGGCCGAGGCGATCCTGGCCGCCCTCGACGAAGACGCCCAACGCACCCCGAGCGCCTGA
- the whiA gene encoding DNA-binding protein WhiA, whose protein sequence is MAMTAAVKDELSRVDVPKPCCRRAEMAALLRFAGGLHIVSGRVVVEAELDTGAVARRLRREIAEVYGYPSEIHVLASGGLRKGSHFIVRVVKDGEALARQTGLLDVRGRPVRGLPPHVVAANVCCAVSAWRGAFMAHGSLTEPGRSSALEITCPGPESALALVGAARRIGITAKNREVRGVDRVVVKDGDAIAALLTRIGAHSSVLAWEERRVRREVRATANRLANFDDANLRRSARAAVAAAARVTRALEILAEDAPNHLTSAGQLRLEHRQASLEELGALADPPLTKDAIAGRIRRLLALADKRARDLGIPDTEAAVTPDMLVV, encoded by the coding sequence ATGGCGATGACGGCTGCGGTCAAGGACGAGCTGAGTCGGGTCGACGTGCCCAAGCCCTGCTGCCGGCGGGCGGAGATGGCGGCCCTGCTCCGGTTCGCCGGCGGCCTGCACATCGTGTCGGGTCGTGTCGTGGTCGAGGCCGAGCTGGACACCGGGGCGGTGGCCCGGCGGCTGCGCCGGGAGATCGCCGAGGTCTACGGCTACCCGAGCGAGATCCACGTGCTGGCGTCGGGCGGCCTGCGCAAGGGCAGCCACTTCATCGTGCGGGTGGTGAAGGACGGCGAGGCGCTCGCCCGGCAGACCGGCCTGCTCGACGTCCGCGGCCGCCCGGTGCGCGGCCTGCCGCCGCACGTCGTGGCCGCCAACGTCTGCTGTGCGGTCTCCGCCTGGCGGGGCGCCTTCATGGCGCACGGTTCGCTGACCGAGCCGGGCCGGTCCAGCGCGCTGGAGATCACCTGCCCCGGCCCGGAGTCGGCGCTCGCCCTGGTCGGCGCCGCCCGCCGGATCGGCATCACCGCGAAGAACCGCGAGGTGCGCGGGGTGGACCGGGTGGTGGTCAAGGACGGCGACGCGATCGCCGCGCTGCTCACCCGGATCGGCGCCCACTCCAGTGTGCTGGCCTGGGAGGAGCGGCGGGTGCGCCGCGAGGTGCGGGCCACCGCGAACCGGCTGGCCAACTTCGACGACGCCAACCTGCGCCGGTCGGCCCGCGCCGCGGTGGCCGCGGCCGCCCGGGTCACCCGCGCGCTGGAGATCCTCGCCGAGGACGCCCCCAACCACCTGACCTCGGCCGGCCAGCTGCGGCTGGAGCACCGGCAGGCCTCGCTGGAGGAGCTCGGCGCGCTGGCCGACCCGCCGCTGACCAAGGACGCCATCGCCGGCCGGATCCGCCGGCTGCTCGCGCTCGCCGACAAGCGGGCCCGCGACCTGGGCATCCCGGATACCGAAGCGGCCGTCACGCCCGACATGCTCGTGGTCTGA
- a CDS encoding C39 family peptidase: protein MRTNTMLRNTVLTAAGFAATAGGIAGPAIAAHATPAEKTAQVSTDRKGHGERELDVRYEAQPNFYYCGPAATRNAISVLGKNIDVDAMAKEMGTTENGTNSINDITPVLNKETGKHYRSVEIKDGKADDKQTDTLRTDIVRTVDDGRAVVANIAGTTTDTDGNTHSFEGGHYISVVGYRDGGKTVTIADSADPNMASYRISVDNLADWIATRGYSAS, encoded by the coding sequence ATGCGTACCAACACCATGCTGCGTAACACCGTTCTGACCGCTGCCGGCTTCGCCGCCACCGCCGGTGGGATCGCCGGCCCCGCCATCGCCGCCCACGCCACCCCCGCCGAGAAGACCGCCCAGGTCAGCACCGACCGCAAGGGTCACGGCGAGCGGGAACTCGACGTCCGCTACGAGGCGCAGCCGAACTTCTACTACTGCGGCCCCGCCGCCACCCGCAACGCCATCTCCGTGCTCGGCAAGAACATCGACGTCGACGCCATGGCCAAGGAGATGGGCACCACCGAGAACGGCACCAACAGCATCAACGACATCACCCCCGTCCTGAACAAGGAGACCGGCAAGCACTACCGGTCCGTCGAAATCAAGGACGGCAAGGCCGACGACAAGCAGACCGACACCCTGCGCACCGACATCGTGCGCACCGTCGACGACGGCCGCGCCGTGGTCGCCAACATCGCCGGCACCACCACCGACACCGACGGCAACACCCACTCCTTCGAGGGTGGCCACTACATCAGCGTCGTGGGCTACCGCGACGGCGGGAAGACCGTGACCATCGCCGACTCGGCCGACCCGAACATGGCCTCCTACCGCATCAGCGTGGACAACCTCGCCGACTGGATCGCCACCCGCGGCTACAGCGCCTCCTGA
- the rapZ gene encoding RNase adapter RapZ, translating to MPTNAETALGRPAPAEADTTLVVVTGLSGGGRSTVARALENVGYYVVDNLPQALMLDMAELAFKAGGAARRTAMVLDVRSRAFSTDLAGAIRELRERGFQPRVVFVDADDEVLIRRFESVRRSHPLQGDGRLADGIAVERALLEEARDQADVIIDTSHLNVNQLRRRVEELFGGEDSRRLRITVLSFGFKYGLPPDADFVMDARFLPNPYWVPELREHTGREEAVSAYVLGQEGADAFVAGYADLVNATTAGFEREGKRYLTVAVGCTGGKHRSVAIAEELAARLRRSGIAANPQHRDLGRE from the coding sequence GTGCCGACCAACGCGGAGACAGCTCTCGGGCGGCCCGCGCCGGCCGAGGCGGACACCACCCTCGTGGTGGTGACCGGCCTGTCCGGCGGTGGCCGCAGCACGGTGGCCCGGGCGCTGGAGAACGTCGGCTACTACGTGGTGGACAACCTGCCCCAGGCGCTCATGCTCGACATGGCCGAGCTGGCCTTCAAGGCCGGCGGCGCGGCCCGGCGTACCGCGATGGTGCTCGACGTCCGCTCGCGGGCCTTCTCCACGGACCTGGCCGGGGCGATCCGGGAGCTGCGGGAGCGCGGCTTCCAGCCGCGGGTGGTCTTCGTCGACGCCGACGACGAGGTGCTGATCCGCCGCTTCGAGAGCGTCCGCCGCTCGCACCCGTTGCAGGGTGACGGGCGGCTGGCCGACGGGATCGCCGTCGAGCGGGCGCTGCTGGAGGAGGCGCGGGACCAGGCCGACGTGATCATCGACACCAGCCACCTGAACGTGAACCAGCTCCGCCGCCGGGTCGAGGAGCTGTTCGGCGGGGAGGACTCCCGCCGGCTGCGGATCACCGTGCTCTCCTTCGGCTTCAAGTACGGCCTCCCGCCGGACGCCGACTTCGTGATGGACGCCCGGTTCCTGCCGAACCCGTACTGGGTGCCGGAGCTGCGCGAGCACACCGGGCGCGAGGAGGCGGTCAGCGCGTACGTGCTGGGTCAGGAGGGGGCGGACGCCTTCGTGGCCGGGTACGCGGACCTGGTCAACGCCACCACCGCCGGTTTCGAGCGGGAGGGCAAGCGCTACCTGACCGTGGCCGTCGGCTGCACCGGCGGCAAGCACCGCAGCGTGGCGATCGCCGAGGAGCTGGCCGCCCGGCTGCGCCGCTCCGGCATCGCCGCCAACCCCCAGCACCGGGACCTGGGGCGCGAATGA
- the recQ gene encoding DNA helicase RecQ — MVSPTDQRTEDALRVLRRVFGYDAFRGFQHEVVEHVVAGGDALVLMPTGGGKSLCYQIPALVRDGAAVVVSPLIALMQDQVDALTAVGVRAGFLNSTQDLAERRRVEAAFLAGELDLLYLAPEALATRGTVALLERGRIALFAIDEAHCVSQWGHDFRPDYLNLSMLHERWPGVPRIALTATATRATRTEIATRLDLTEARHFVASFDRPNIQYRIVPKREPRKQLLALLRDEHPGDAGIVYCLSRASVEKTAEFLVANGIPALPYHAGLDAATRAANQQRFLREDGLVMVATIAFGMGIDKPDVRFVAHLDLPKSVEGYYQETGRAGRDGLPSTAWLAYGLQDVVQQRKMIETSEGDLAHRRNLATHLDAMLALCETVRCRRAQLLEYFGEGGTANCGNCDTCLEPPESWDGTVAAQKLLSTVYRLDRERHQRFGAGHCVDILLGRHTDKIDQHGHDSLSTFGIGTDLREAEWRGVVRQLLAEGLLAVEGDYGTLALTEASAEVLGRRRTVTMRREPERPAGRSAKPRGAATVVADLAPAAAPVFERLRAWRAATAKEQGVPAYVIFHDATLRQIATEAPASLAELSRISGVGDNKLAKYGEGILAVLAES; from the coding sequence ATGGTCTCCCCCACCGATCAGCGGACCGAGGACGCGCTGCGGGTGCTGCGCCGGGTGTTCGGCTACGACGCCTTCCGCGGCTTCCAGCACGAGGTCGTCGAGCACGTGGTGGCCGGCGGCGACGCGCTGGTGCTGATGCCGACCGGGGGCGGCAAGTCGCTCTGCTACCAGATCCCGGCGCTGGTCCGCGACGGCGCGGCCGTGGTCGTCTCGCCGCTGATCGCGCTCATGCAGGACCAGGTCGACGCGCTCACCGCGGTCGGCGTGCGGGCCGGGTTCCTCAACTCGACCCAGGATCTCGCCGAGCGGCGACGGGTCGAGGCGGCGTTCCTCGCCGGCGAGCTCGACCTGCTCTACCTCGCCCCGGAGGCGCTGGCCACCCGCGGCACGGTCGCCCTGCTGGAGCGCGGGCGGATCGCCCTCTTCGCGATCGACGAGGCGCACTGCGTCTCCCAGTGGGGCCACGACTTCCGCCCCGACTACCTCAACCTGTCGATGCTGCACGAGCGCTGGCCGGGCGTACCGCGGATCGCGCTGACGGCGACCGCCACCCGGGCCACCCGCACGGAGATCGCCACGCGGCTCGACCTCACCGAGGCCCGGCACTTCGTGGCCAGTTTCGACCGGCCCAACATCCAGTACCGGATCGTGCCCAAGCGGGAGCCGCGCAAGCAGCTGCTCGCCCTGCTGCGCGACGAGCACCCGGGCGACGCCGGCATCGTCTACTGCCTGTCCCGGGCCTCCGTGGAGAAGACCGCCGAGTTCCTGGTCGCCAACGGCATCCCGGCGCTGCCCTACCACGCCGGGCTCGACGCGGCGACGCGCGCGGCCAACCAGCAGCGCTTCCTGCGCGAGGACGGGCTCGTCATGGTCGCCACCATCGCCTTCGGCATGGGCATCGACAAGCCCGACGTCCGCTTCGTCGCCCACCTCGACCTGCCCAAGTCGGTGGAGGGCTACTACCAGGAGACCGGCCGCGCCGGGCGCGACGGGCTGCCGTCGACCGCCTGGCTGGCGTACGGGCTTCAGGACGTGGTGCAGCAGCGCAAGATGATCGAGACCTCGGAGGGCGACCTGGCCCACCGGCGCAACCTCGCCACCCACCTCGACGCCATGCTGGCACTCTGCGAGACGGTCCGCTGCCGCCGCGCGCAGCTGCTCGAATACTTCGGCGAGGGCGGCACGGCCAACTGCGGCAACTGCGACACCTGCCTGGAGCCGCCGGAGTCCTGGGACGGCACGGTGGCCGCGCAGAAGCTGCTCTCCACCGTCTACCGGCTCGACCGGGAACGCCACCAGCGGTTCGGCGCCGGGCACTGCGTGGACATCCTGCTGGGCAGGCACACCGACAAGATCGACCAGCACGGCCACGACTCGCTGAGCACCTTCGGCATCGGCACCGACCTGCGCGAGGCCGAGTGGCGGGGCGTGGTGCGGCAACTGCTCGCCGAGGGCCTGCTCGCCGTCGAGGGCGACTACGGCACCCTGGCGCTCACCGAGGCGAGCGCCGAGGTGCTGGGCCGCCGCCGCACCGTCACCATGCGGCGGGAGCCGGAGCGGCCGGCCGGCCGGTCCGCCAAGCCCCGGGGTGCGGCGACCGTGGTGGCCGACCTCGCCCCGGCCGCCGCCCCGGTGTTCGAGCGGCTGCGCGCCTGGCGGGCGGCCACCGCCAAGGAACAGGGCGTACCGGCGTACGTCATCTTCCACGACGCCACCCTCCGGCAGATCGCCACCGAGGCGCCGGCCTCGCTGGCCGAGCTCTCCCGGATCAGCGGCGTCGGGGACAACAAGCTGGCCAAGTACGGCGAGGGGATCCTCGCCGTACTCGCGGAGTCCTGA
- the gap gene encoding type I glyceraldehyde-3-phosphate dehydrogenase → MTIRVGINGFGRIGRNFFRAVLASGADIEVVAVNDLTDNATLAHLVKYDSILGRLPHEVKATADEITVGGKTIKAYAEKDPAKLPWGEVGADVVIESTGFFTDATKAKAHVDGGAKKVIISAPAKNEDVTVVMGVNQDQYDPAKHTIISNASCTTNCLAPMAKVLHDTFGIQQGLMTTIHAYTQDQNLQDAPHKDLRRARAAALNIVPTSTGAAKAIGLVLPDLKGKLDGYALRVPIPTGSVTDLTVTVGRETTVDEVNAALKAAADGPLKGILIYNEDAIVSSDIVTDPASCIFDAPLTKVIGNQVKVVGWYDNEWGYSNRLVDLVKLVGSSL, encoded by the coding sequence GTGACCATCCGGGTTGGCATCAACGGCTTCGGCCGGATCGGCCGCAACTTCTTCCGGGCAGTGCTGGCGTCCGGCGCTGACATCGAGGTCGTGGCGGTCAACGACCTGACCGACAACGCGACGCTCGCCCACCTTGTCAAGTACGACAGCATCCTGGGTCGCCTCCCGCACGAGGTGAAGGCCACCGCCGACGAGATCACCGTGGGCGGCAAGACCATCAAGGCGTACGCCGAGAAGGACCCGGCCAAGCTGCCGTGGGGCGAGGTCGGCGCCGACGTCGTCATCGAGTCCACCGGTTTCTTCACCGACGCCACCAAGGCGAAGGCGCACGTCGACGGCGGGGCCAAGAAGGTCATCATCTCCGCCCCGGCGAAGAACGAGGACGTCACCGTGGTCATGGGCGTCAACCAGGACCAGTACGACCCGGCCAAGCACACGATCATCTCGAACGCCTCCTGCACCACCAACTGCCTCGCGCCGATGGCCAAGGTGCTGCACGACACGTTCGGCATCCAGCAGGGTCTGATGACGACCATCCACGCGTACACGCAGGACCAGAACCTGCAGGACGCGCCGCACAAGGACCTGCGCCGGGCCCGGGCCGCCGCGCTGAACATCGTGCCGACCTCGACCGGCGCCGCCAAGGCGATCGGCCTGGTCCTGCCCGACCTCAAGGGCAAGCTGGACGGCTACGCGCTGCGCGTGCCGATCCCGACCGGCTCCGTCACCGACCTGACCGTCACGGTCGGCCGGGAGACCACCGTGGACGAGGTCAACGCCGCGCTCAAGGCCGCCGCGGACGGCCCGCTCAAGGGCATCCTGATCTACAACGAGGACGCTATCGTCTCCTCGGACATCGTCACCGACCCGGCGTCCTGCATCTTCGACGCGCCGCTCACCAAGGTGATCGGCAACCAGGTCAAGGTCGTCGGCTGGTACGACAACGAGTGGGGCTACTCGAACCGCCTGGTCGACCTGGTCAAGCTGGTGGGTTCGTCGCTGTGA
- a CDS encoding gluconeogenesis factor YvcK family protein, with the protein MTPTRVVAFGGGHGLSASLRALRHCVPGLDLDITAVVTVGDDGGSSGRLRAERGGLPPGDLRQALVALAGDHPATRRSAALFQHRFAAAGGSGGAAVEGGGAADPLAGHAVGNLLLHGLTELLGDPVVALDHAGAMLGAVGRVLPMSRQPVGIEARVRGADPDHPDEVRTVRGQHQVAVTSGTVESLRLTPAAPAACAEAVTAVGAADWLIFGPGSWYTSVLPHLLVPGLADAIVSSPARRLVTLNLVAEKETSGLSLPDHLDTLRRYLPELKVDMVLADSKAVADPVAVERAAESLGARLVLAPVAVTDGTPRHDPAALGAALVPVLGADR; encoded by the coding sequence ATGACCCCGACGAGGGTGGTCGCCTTCGGCGGCGGACACGGGCTGTCGGCGTCGCTGCGCGCGCTGCGGCACTGCGTACCCGGACTGGATCTGGACATCACCGCGGTCGTCACCGTGGGCGACGACGGTGGCTCCAGCGGGCGGCTGCGCGCGGAGCGCGGCGGCCTGCCCCCGGGCGACCTGCGGCAGGCGCTCGTCGCCCTGGCCGGCGACCACCCGGCCACCCGGCGCAGCGCGGCGCTCTTCCAGCACCGCTTCGCGGCGGCCGGCGGAAGCGGCGGAGCGGCCGTCGAGGGCGGGGGAGCGGCCGACCCGCTCGCCGGCCACGCCGTCGGCAACCTGCTGCTGCACGGGCTCACCGAGCTGCTGGGCGACCCGGTGGTCGCGCTCGACCACGCGGGCGCCATGCTCGGCGCGGTCGGCCGGGTGCTGCCGATGTCCCGGCAGCCGGTCGGGATCGAGGCCCGGGTACGCGGCGCCGACCCGGACCACCCCGACGAGGTCCGCACGGTGCGCGGGCAGCACCAGGTGGCGGTCACCTCCGGCACGGTCGAGTCGCTGCGGCTCACCCCGGCGGCGCCGGCCGCCTGCGCCGAGGCGGTGACCGCGGTGGGTGCGGCCGACTGGCTGATCTTCGGGCCGGGCAGCTGGTACACGAGCGTGCTGCCGCACCTTCTGGTGCCGGGCCTCGCCGACGCGATCGTCTCCAGCCCGGCGCGCCGGCTCGTGACCCTCAACCTGGTGGCCGAGAAGGAGACGTCCGGCCTGTCCCTGCCCGACCATCTGGACACCCTCCGGCGCTATCTGCCCGAGTTGAAGGTGGACATGGTGTTGGCCGACTCCAAGGCGGTGGCTGATCCCGTGGCGGTGGAACGTGCGGCAGAATCGCTGGGTGCCCGGCTGGTCCTCGCTCCCGTCGCCGTCACCGACGGCACGCCCCGTCATGATCCGGCCGCCCTGGGCGCCGCGCTGGTGCCTGTCCTGGGCGCCGATCGTTAG